Proteins found in one Amycolatopsis camponoti genomic segment:
- a CDS encoding TIGR03557 family F420-dependent LLM class oxidoreductase, with translation MRIGYTLMTEQAGPNELVRFAAGAEQAGFDFEVMSDHYSPWLAEQGHSPYAWSVLGAVTQVTDRAELMTFVTCPTMRYHPAVVAQKAATVQALSGGRFTLGLGAGENLNEHVVGRGWPPANVRHDMLAEALQIIGGLFDGGYFDYEGKHFRVDSAKLWDLPEQRTPIGVAVSGSQSIRRFAPVADAMVAVEPKAELVSEWDATKPGPPTRKIAQLPVSWGTDRDAAVKRAHEQFRWFAGGWKVNAELPGPAGFAGATQFVREDDVAGSIACGPDVEPIVAGVREFEKAGFTDVALIQIGGDQQEGFLDFAEKELLPALRE, from the coding sequence ATGCGGATCGGGTACACGCTGATGACCGAGCAGGCCGGGCCGAACGAACTGGTCCGGTTCGCCGCCGGTGCGGAACAGGCCGGTTTCGACTTCGAGGTCATGAGCGACCACTACTCGCCCTGGCTGGCCGAGCAGGGGCATTCGCCCTACGCCTGGAGCGTGCTGGGCGCCGTCACGCAGGTCACCGACCGCGCCGAGCTGATGACGTTCGTGACCTGCCCGACCATGCGCTACCACCCGGCGGTGGTCGCGCAGAAGGCGGCGACCGTGCAGGCGCTCTCGGGTGGCCGGTTCACCCTCGGGCTCGGGGCGGGGGAGAACCTCAACGAGCACGTCGTCGGCCGCGGCTGGCCGCCGGCGAACGTCCGGCACGACATGCTCGCCGAAGCCCTGCAGATCATCGGCGGCCTGTTCGACGGCGGGTACTTCGACTACGAGGGCAAGCACTTCCGCGTCGACTCGGCGAAGCTGTGGGACCTGCCGGAGCAGCGGACGCCGATCGGCGTCGCGGTGTCCGGCTCGCAGTCGATCCGGCGGTTCGCCCCGGTGGCCGACGCCATGGTCGCCGTCGAGCCGAAGGCCGAGCTGGTGAGCGAATGGGACGCGACGAAGCCGGGTCCCCCGACCCGCAAGATCGCCCAGCTGCCGGTGTCGTGGGGCACCGACCGCGACGCCGCCGTGAAGCGCGCGCACGAGCAGTTCCGCTGGTTCGCCGGGGGCTGGAAGGTCAACGCCGAGCTGCCCGGCCCGGCCGGGTTCGCCGGGGCCACGCAGTTCGTCCGCGAGGACGACGTCGCCGGCTCGATCGCCTGCGGCCCGGACGTCGAGCCGATCGTCGCAGGCGTCCGCGAGTTCGAGAAGGCGGGCTTCACCGACGTCGCCCTGATCCAGATCGGTGGCGACCAGCAGGAAGGCTTCCTGGACTTCGCCGAAAAGGAGCTGCTCCCGGCGTTGCGGGAGTAG
- the ctaD gene encoding aa3-type cytochrome oxidase subunit I, whose translation MTDVKPTLQAVPLAVARRGPKGGTLLALLRTTDPKQIGLLYLTTSFAFFMAGGAMALLMRGELARPGLQFLSPEQYNQLFTMHGTIMLLLYATPNLFGFANYILPLQIGAPDVAFPRLNGFAYWLYLFGGLIVISSFLTPGGAPDFGWTAYTPLSNAIHSPGIGGDLWIMGLIVSGLGTILGAVNMVTTIVCLRAPGMTMWRMPIFTWNILFTAVLIMLAFPILTAALFGLEADRRLGAHVFDPENGGAIMFQHLFWFFGHPEVYIVALPYFGIVTEIVPVFSRKPLYGYRLMVFATVAITGLSAVVWAHHMFATGAVLLPFFSIMTFLIAVPTGIKFFNWIGTMWKGHLTFETPMLWSVGFMVTFLFGGLTGVILASPPLDFHVTDSYFVVAHFHYVLFGTIVFATFAGIYFWFPKMTGRMLDEGLGKWHFWTTFIGFHTTFLIQHWLGDEGMPRRYADYLTSDGFTTLNTISTIGAFILGASTLPFIWNVVKSYRYGERVLVDDPWGFGNSLEWATTCPPPRHNFLDLPRIRSERPAFELHHPEAVERMAEERHVRSKRAQARALDRAASPSGAREGHAGAAGSSR comes from the coding sequence ATGACCGACGTGAAGCCGACCCTCCAGGCGGTACCGCTGGCGGTGGCGCGGCGGGGCCCCAAGGGCGGGACCCTCCTGGCCCTGCTGCGCACCACCGACCCGAAGCAGATCGGGTTGCTGTACCTGACGACGTCGTTCGCCTTCTTCATGGCGGGCGGCGCGATGGCGCTGCTGATGCGCGGCGAGCTGGCCCGGCCGGGGCTGCAGTTCCTGTCGCCGGAGCAGTACAACCAGCTGTTCACCATGCACGGCACGATCATGCTGCTGCTCTACGCCACCCCGAATCTCTTCGGGTTCGCGAACTACATCCTGCCGCTGCAGATCGGCGCGCCGGACGTCGCGTTCCCGCGGCTCAACGGCTTCGCTTACTGGCTCTACCTGTTCGGCGGGCTGATCGTCATCAGCTCGTTCCTCACCCCGGGCGGCGCGCCCGACTTCGGCTGGACGGCCTACACCCCGCTGTCCAACGCCATCCACTCGCCGGGCATCGGCGGCGACCTGTGGATCATGGGCCTGATCGTGTCCGGGCTCGGCACCATCCTGGGTGCGGTCAACATGGTCACCACGATCGTGTGCCTGCGCGCGCCCGGGATGACGATGTGGCGGATGCCGATCTTCACCTGGAACATCCTGTTCACCGCGGTCCTGATCATGCTGGCGTTCCCGATCCTCACCGCGGCGCTGTTCGGCCTCGAAGCGGACCGCCGGCTCGGGGCGCACGTGTTCGACCCCGAAAACGGCGGGGCGATCATGTTCCAGCACCTGTTCTGGTTCTTCGGCCACCCCGAGGTCTACATCGTGGCGCTGCCCTACTTCGGGATCGTCACCGAGATCGTGCCGGTGTTCAGCCGGAAACCGCTCTACGGCTATCGGCTGATGGTGTTCGCGACCGTCGCGATCACCGGCCTGTCGGCGGTGGTGTGGGCGCACCACATGTTCGCCACCGGCGCGGTGCTGCTGCCGTTCTTCTCGATCATGACCTTCCTCATCGCGGTGCCGACCGGGATCAAGTTCTTCAACTGGATCGGCACGATGTGGAAGGGGCACCTGACCTTCGAGACGCCGATGCTGTGGTCGGTCGGCTTCATGGTCACCTTCCTGTTCGGCGGCCTCACCGGCGTGATCCTGGCGTCGCCGCCGCTGGACTTCCACGTCACCGACTCGTACTTCGTCGTCGCGCACTTCCACTACGTGCTGTTCGGCACGATCGTGTTCGCGACGTTCGCCGGGATCTACTTCTGGTTCCCGAAGATGACCGGCCGGATGCTCGACGAGGGGCTCGGCAAGTGGCACTTCTGGACGACGTTCATCGGCTTCCACACCACGTTCCTCATCCAGCACTGGCTGGGTGACGAGGGCATGCCCCGCCGGTACGCGGACTACCTGACCTCGGACGGTTTCACGACCCTGAACACGATCTCGACGATCGGCGCGTTCATCCTCGGCGCGTCGACGCTGCCGTTCATCTGGAACGTCGTGAAGAGCTACCGCTACGGCGAGCGGGTCCTGGTCGACGACCCGTGGGGCTTCGGCAACAGCCTCGAATGGGCGACGACGTGCCCGCCGCCGCGGCACAACTTCCTGGACCTGCCGCGCATCCGGTCGGAGCGGCCCGCGTTCGAGCTGCACCACCCGGAGGCGGTCGAGCGGATGGCGGAGGAGCGGCACGTGCGCTCCAAGCGGGCCCAGGCCCGGGCACTGGACCGGGCCGCGAGTCCGTCCGGAGCGCGGGAGGGGCACGCGGGCGCGGCGGGTTCGTCGCGCTGA
- a CDS encoding STAS domain-containing protein produces MMLPRPRNPALRLRTSWPAPHAVLITARGALDTATAGDLAALVSDRLWATPERLTLDLSEVDFLGVAGVRMLLHAALQAEQSGTDLLVVTGPNPMVRRALRVTEADRRLTVAALRPEPAPA; encoded by the coding sequence ATGATGCTTCCCCGACCACGAAATCCCGCCCTGCGGCTACGCACGTCGTGGCCCGCTCCGCACGCGGTGCTGATCACCGCCCGTGGCGCCCTCGACACCGCGACGGCCGGCGATCTGGCCGCCCTCGTTTCGGACCGCCTGTGGGCGACGCCGGAGCGGCTGACCCTCGATCTGTCCGAAGTGGACTTCCTCGGCGTGGCGGGCGTCCGGATGCTGCTGCACGCGGCGCTGCAGGCCGAGCAGAGCGGCACGGACCTGCTGGTCGTCACCGGACCGAACCCGATGGTCCGCCGGGCCTTGCGGGTGACGGAGGCCGACCGGCGCCTCACCGTCGCCGCGCTGCGTCCGGAGCCCGCGCCGGCCTGA
- a CDS encoding GAF and ANTAR domain-containing protein yields MTGGDEQLTARLDEVTVAMESLTAMLDSELDLGQMLQAVCDHAVQVVPGADMASITLVREGEPETVASTDQRAVNFDREQYRIGDGPCLRAAETGQPVRVGVGAVGDVWPQFVSKAEQLGVASFLAAPLTVDDDMSGAVNLFGFGEHGFSELGTKILELYTATVVIGLRSARRYFAARELIDQLNRALETRAVIDQAKGILMAAHRISAEEAFQRLVKRSQDGNRKLHEVAAEFVEAVATTTA; encoded by the coding sequence ATGACGGGCGGCGATGAGCAGCTCACCGCGCGGTTGGACGAAGTCACGGTAGCGATGGAATCGCTGACCGCGATGCTGGACTCGGAGCTCGATCTGGGCCAGATGCTGCAGGCGGTCTGCGACCACGCGGTGCAGGTGGTGCCGGGAGCCGACATGGCGAGCATCACCCTGGTGCGTGAAGGCGAGCCGGAGACGGTGGCCAGCACGGACCAGCGGGCGGTGAACTTCGATCGCGAGCAGTACCGGATCGGGGACGGCCCGTGCCTGCGCGCGGCCGAGACCGGGCAGCCGGTGCGCGTCGGCGTCGGGGCTGTGGGCGACGTGTGGCCGCAGTTCGTGTCGAAGGCGGAACAGCTGGGCGTCGCGAGCTTCCTGGCCGCGCCGCTGACGGTGGACGACGACATGTCCGGCGCGGTGAACCTGTTCGGCTTCGGCGAGCACGGCTTCAGCGAGCTGGGCACGAAGATCCTCGAGCTGTACACGGCGACGGTGGTGATCGGCCTGCGCAGCGCGCGCCGGTACTTCGCGGCGCGCGAGCTGATCGACCAGCTGAACCGCGCGCTCGAGACGCGCGCGGTGATCGACCAGGCCAAGGGCATCCTCATGGCCGCGCACCGGATCAGCGCGGAGGAAGCGTTCCAGCGGCTCGTGAAGCGCTCCCAGGACGGCAACCGCAAGCTCCACGAGGTGGCGGCGGAGTTCGTGGAGGCGGTCGCGACCACGACGGCGTGA
- a CDS encoding non-homologous end joining protein Ku → MARPVWSGALSLGLVTVPVELYPAVADHTIHFHQFERGTSDRIRNRRVNERTGDEVTQDEIVKGYDLGGGDHVLVEPDELDEIAPERSRRIDIEQFVELDEIDPWFFDRTYWLKPAKEDFAKAYGLLLQAMDRSEKAGVAKFVLRGKEYLCAVRAGEGVMVLNTLHFVADLRKPEDVMGGLPSLPKPRPKELDMALALVDQMTAPWKPDDYRDEYSERVEKLIKAKEQGKEIAHEEEPEPSADVVDLFEALARSVKNRKGGRKQGGKQDLSGLTKSDLEKLAREQGVKGRSKMTRAQLEKALKAS, encoded by the coding sequence ATGGCGAGACCGGTGTGGAGCGGGGCGCTGAGCCTGGGGCTGGTCACCGTTCCGGTGGAGCTGTACCCGGCGGTGGCGGACCACACGATCCACTTCCACCAGTTCGAACGCGGCACGTCGGACCGGATCCGCAACCGCCGGGTCAACGAGCGGACCGGCGACGAGGTGACCCAGGACGAGATCGTCAAGGGCTACGACCTCGGCGGCGGCGACCACGTGCTGGTCGAGCCGGACGAGCTGGACGAGATCGCCCCCGAGCGGTCCCGGCGGATCGACATCGAGCAGTTCGTCGAGCTGGACGAGATCGACCCGTGGTTCTTCGATCGCACGTACTGGCTCAAGCCGGCGAAGGAGGACTTCGCCAAGGCGTACGGCTTGCTGCTGCAGGCGATGGACCGCAGCGAGAAGGCCGGCGTCGCGAAGTTCGTGCTGCGCGGCAAGGAGTACCTCTGCGCGGTCCGCGCCGGCGAAGGCGTGATGGTCCTCAACACCCTGCACTTCGTCGCGGACCTGCGGAAGCCGGAGGACGTCATGGGCGGGCTGCCCAGCCTGCCGAAGCCGCGGCCCAAGGAGCTCGACATGGCGCTCGCGCTCGTCGACCAGATGACCGCGCCGTGGAAGCCGGATGACTACCGTGACGAGTACTCCGAGCGCGTCGAAAAGCTGATCAAGGCCAAGGAACAGGGCAAGGAGATCGCCCACGAAGAGGAGCCGGAGCCGTCGGCCGACGTCGTCGACCTCTTCGAGGCGCTGGCGCGCAGCGTGAAGAACCGCAAGGGCGGCCGAAAGCAGGGCGGCAAGCAGGACCTGTCCGGCTTGACCAAGTCCGACCTGGAGAAGCTGGCGCGCGAGCAGGGCGTGAAGGGCCGTTCGAAGATGACGCGCGCGCAGCTGGAGAAGGCGCTGAAGGCGTCGTGA
- a CDS encoding non-homologous end-joining DNA ligase LigD: MGSRALADAVAAGDPDRLTTAQRKDKRGDRIFLDANRDGYAQTFVAPYSLRARPGAAAATPLDWRELGKAEPDGRSLAKEKQRLAFKDDPWRDLDDHAGSAEAARKQLT; this comes from the coding sequence GTGGGGTCCCGCGCGCTGGCCGACGCCGTCGCCGCGGGCGACCCGGACCGCCTGACCACGGCGCAGCGCAAGGACAAGCGCGGCGACCGGATCTTCCTGGACGCCAACCGCGACGGCTACGCGCAGACGTTCGTCGCGCCGTACTCCCTGCGGGCCCGCCCGGGCGCGGCGGCCGCGACCCCGCTGGACTGGCGCGAGCTGGGCAAGGCCGAGCCGGACGGGCGGAGCCTGGCCAAGGAGAAGCAGCGCTTGGCGTTCAAGGACGACCCGTGGCGAGACCTGGACGACCACGCGGGATCAGCGGAAGCGGCGCGGAAGCAGCTCACTTGA
- a CDS encoding UdgX family uracil-DNA binding protein (This protein belongs to the uracil DNA glycosylase superfamily, members of which act in excision repair of DNA. However, it belongs more specifically to UdgX branch, whose founding member was found to bind uracil in DNA (where it does not belong), without cleaving it, appears to promote DNA repair by a pathway involving RecA, rather than base excision.), producing MPDTRGAEPPDTTDLDRLRSAASDCRGCALHQDATQTVFGEGPEKAKILVVGEQPGDKEDLAGEPFVGPAGQLLDRAFAEAGFDRKTLYVTNAVKHFKFKRDERGKRRIHQKPGRTEVVACRPWLLAELRAVRPELVLLLGATAAQSLLGPKFRLTAHRGEPVEAPDDVAELVPSAVATVHPSAVLRAPDRDEAYAAFVADLKAAGKTLK from the coding sequence ATGCCGGACACCCGCGGCGCGGAGCCGCCGGACACCACCGACCTCGACCGCCTGCGTTCGGCCGCGTCGGACTGCCGCGGGTGCGCCCTCCACCAGGACGCCACGCAGACCGTGTTCGGCGAAGGGCCCGAGAAGGCGAAGATCCTGGTCGTCGGCGAACAGCCGGGCGACAAGGAGGACCTCGCGGGCGAGCCGTTCGTCGGACCCGCCGGGCAGCTCCTCGACCGGGCCTTCGCCGAGGCGGGCTTCGACCGGAAGACACTGTACGTCACCAACGCGGTCAAGCACTTCAAGTTCAAGCGGGACGAACGCGGGAAGCGGCGCATCCACCAGAAGCCGGGCCGCACCGAGGTGGTCGCCTGCCGGCCGTGGCTGCTGGCGGAGCTGCGCGCGGTGCGCCCCGAGCTGGTGCTGCTGCTGGGGGCGACCGCCGCGCAGTCGTTGCTGGGCCCGAAGTTCCGGCTGACGGCCCACCGCGGCGAACCCGTCGAAGCACCCGACGACGTGGCCGAGCTGGTGCCGTCGGCGGTCGCGACGGTGCACCCGTCGGCCGTCCTGCGCGCACCGGACCGCGACGAGGCTTACGCCGCCTTCGTCGCCGATCTGAAGGCGGCCGGCAAGACACTCAAGTGA
- a CDS encoding DUF3040 domain-containing protein, whose translation MLPDRERHALREIELELQASDPAFAAAFAGRTLREKQRWTLLLALCDVTAALMLLVGLFARDAGLVLWGTVGAGALVAWHIARAETTREPAPDGTTPAAGSH comes from the coding sequence ATGCTGCCGGATCGCGAACGCCACGCCCTGCGCGAAATCGAGCTGGAGCTGCAGGCGAGCGATCCCGCGTTCGCGGCCGCCTTCGCCGGCCGCACCCTGCGCGAGAAGCAGCGCTGGACCCTGCTCCTCGCGCTGTGCGACGTCACCGCGGCACTCATGCTGCTCGTCGGCCTGTTCGCCCGCGACGCCGGCCTCGTGCTCTGGGGCACGGTCGGCGCCGGCGCGCTCGTGGCGTGGCACATCGCCCGCGCCGAGACGACCCGCGAGCCCGCGCCGGACGGAACCACCCCGGCCGCCGGCTCGCACTGA
- a CDS encoding IlvD/Edd family dehydratase has translation MGLRSEAWFNNPADPGMTALYLERYMNWGLTREELQSGRPIIGIAQTGSDLSPCNRHHLQLADRTREGIREAGGIAIEFPVHPIQETGKRPTAALDRNLAYLGLVETLYGYPIDGVVLTTGCDKTTPACLMAAATVDIPAIVLSGGPMLNGWYNGERTGSGTIVWKARELLAAGEIDDAGFMELVASSAPSPGHCNTMGTASTMNALAEALGMSLPGCAAIPAPHRDRARMAYRTGLRIVEMVREDLKPSDILTREAFENAIVVSSAIGGSTNAPIHIGAIARHVGVDLPLDDWQRLGHHVPLLVDLQPAGKYLGEEFHRAGGVPAVVHELMRHGLIHEDAPTVNGRTLGDNCRESEAGDRDVIRTFDTALTEDAGFLVFKGNLFDAAIMKSSVISPEFRRRYLAGGVYEGTAVVFDGPEDYHARIDEPDLGVDEHSLLVMRGTGPLGYPGAAEVVNMRPPAELIKRGIRELPCLGDGRQSGTSGSPSILNASPEAAAGGGLAVLRTGDRVRIDLAAGTADVLIPDEELALRHKELAEAGGYPVPDAQTPWQEIQRSLVDQLCDGMVLRPAVAYQRIATTKGIPRDNH, from the coding sequence ATGGGACTGCGCAGCGAAGCTTGGTTCAACAACCCCGCCGACCCCGGGATGACCGCCCTCTACCTCGAGCGGTACATGAACTGGGGTCTCACCCGGGAGGAGCTGCAGTCCGGCCGGCCGATCATCGGCATCGCGCAGACCGGCTCCGACCTGTCCCCCTGCAACCGGCACCACTTGCAGCTCGCCGACCGCACCCGCGAAGGCATCCGCGAGGCCGGGGGGATCGCCATCGAGTTCCCCGTGCACCCCATCCAGGAGACCGGCAAGCGCCCGACCGCCGCCCTGGACCGGAACCTCGCCTACCTCGGCCTGGTCGAGACGCTCTACGGCTACCCCATCGACGGCGTCGTCCTCACCACCGGCTGCGACAAGACCACCCCGGCGTGCCTGATGGCCGCCGCGACCGTCGACATCCCCGCCATCGTCCTGTCCGGCGGTCCGATGCTCAACGGCTGGTACAACGGCGAGCGCACCGGCTCCGGGACGATCGTCTGGAAGGCCCGTGAACTGCTCGCCGCCGGGGAGATCGACGACGCCGGGTTCATGGAGCTCGTCGCGTCGTCCGCGCCGTCGCCGGGGCACTGCAACACCATGGGCACCGCCTCCACGATGAACGCGCTGGCCGAGGCGCTCGGGATGAGCCTGCCCGGCTGCGCGGCCATCCCGGCGCCGCACCGCGACCGGGCGCGGATGGCCTACCGCACCGGGCTGCGGATCGTCGAGATGGTGCGCGAGGACCTCAAGCCGTCGGACATCCTGACGCGCGAAGCGTTCGAGAACGCCATCGTCGTGAGCTCGGCGATCGGCGGCTCGACCAACGCGCCCATCCACATCGGCGCGATCGCCCGGCACGTCGGCGTCGACCTGCCCCTCGACGACTGGCAGCGGCTCGGCCACCACGTCCCGCTGCTGGTCGACCTCCAGCCGGCCGGGAAGTACCTCGGCGAGGAGTTCCACCGCGCGGGCGGCGTGCCGGCGGTGGTGCACGAGCTGATGCGGCACGGCCTGATCCACGAGGACGCGCCCACGGTCAACGGCCGCACGCTCGGCGACAACTGCCGCGAGAGCGAGGCCGGCGACCGCGACGTCATCCGCACCTTCGACACGGCCCTCACCGAAGACGCGGGGTTCCTGGTCTTCAAGGGGAACCTCTTCGACGCGGCGATCATGAAGTCCAGCGTGATCTCGCCGGAGTTCCGGCGCCGGTACCTCGCCGGCGGCGTCTACGAGGGCACCGCGGTCGTGTTCGACGGCCCGGAGGACTACCACGCCCGCATCGACGAACCGGACCTCGGCGTCGACGAGCACTCGCTGCTCGTCATGCGCGGCACCGGGCCGCTCGGCTACCCCGGCGCGGCCGAGGTGGTGAACATGCGGCCGCCGGCGGAGCTGATCAAGCGGGGGATCCGCGAGCTGCCGTGCCTCGGCGACGGCCGTCAGTCCGGTACGTCCGGCTCGCCCTCGATCCTCAACGCCTCCCCCGAAGCCGCGGCGGGCGGCGGGCTCGCCGTGCTGCGGACCGGCGACCGCGTGCGGATCGACCTCGCCGCCGGCACCGCGGACGTCCTGATCCCGGACGAGGAGCTGGCGCTGCGCCACAAGGAGCTGGCCGAGGCGGGCGGGTACCCGGTCCCGGACGCGCAGACGCCGTGGCAGGAGATCCAGCGGTCGCTGGTCGACCAGCTCTGCGACGGCATGGTGCTGCGCCCGGCGGTGGCGTACCAGCGGATCGCGACGACGAAGGGCATCCCCCGCGACAACCACTGA
- a CDS encoding GH1 family beta-glucosidase has product MTMSVHPDSVRAETAQMFPPGFVWGAATAAFQVEGATTADGRTDSVWDVFARRPGAVVGGDTGDPAADHYRRYSEDVGLMRRLGLGAYRFSLAWPRVRPDGGAPNADGLAFYDRLVDCLLEAGIQPWATLYHWDLPQALEDKGGWTSRDTAYRFAEYAETVLERLGDRVASWSTLNEPWCAAMLGYAGGIHAPGRTDHPAAVAATHHLLLGHGLAMDVIRRHAPGVPAGITLNLYPVVPHDPANVSDVSAARRIDGLQNRLFLDPVLRGGYPDDLVADLAPFGLGDVVRPEDAAIIAAHIDWMGVNYYRDYRVAGRPVAGSEPAGPEWVGAGDVHFVPDPAAPRTDSGWEVQPAGLTESLLQVHRGYRPVPLYITENGAAYPDVVSDGGDIVDTDRIAFLDSHLRAAHDALAAGVDLRGYFYWSLLDNFEWAEGYAKRFGLIHVDYETQVRTLKRSAHWYSRVVGLNGLG; this is encoded by the coding sequence GTGACCATGTCCGTACATCCCGACAGCGTTCGGGCGGAGACAGCGCAGATGTTCCCGCCCGGCTTCGTCTGGGGCGCCGCCACCGCGGCGTTCCAGGTGGAAGGAGCCACCACGGCCGACGGTCGCACCGACTCGGTCTGGGACGTCTTCGCACGCCGTCCGGGCGCGGTCGTGGGCGGCGACACCGGCGACCCGGCCGCCGACCACTACCGCCGGTACTCCGAGGACGTCGGCCTGATGCGCCGGCTCGGCCTCGGCGCCTACCGCTTCTCGCTGGCGTGGCCCCGGGTGCGCCCGGACGGCGGCGCCCCCAACGCCGACGGGCTCGCGTTCTACGACCGGCTGGTCGACTGCCTGCTGGAAGCCGGGATCCAGCCGTGGGCGACGCTCTACCACTGGGACCTGCCGCAGGCGCTGGAGGACAAGGGCGGCTGGACCTCGCGGGACACCGCGTACCGGTTCGCCGAGTACGCCGAGACGGTGCTGGAGCGCCTCGGTGACCGCGTCGCCAGCTGGTCGACGCTCAACGAGCCGTGGTGCGCGGCGATGCTCGGCTACGCGGGCGGCATCCACGCACCCGGCCGCACCGACCACCCGGCCGCCGTCGCCGCCACGCACCACCTGCTGCTGGGGCACGGGCTGGCGATGGACGTCATCCGGCGGCACGCGCCGGGCGTCCCGGCCGGGATCACGCTCAACCTCTACCCCGTCGTGCCGCACGACCCGGCGAACGTCTCCGACGTTTCGGCGGCCCGGCGGATCGACGGCCTGCAGAACCGGCTGTTCCTCGACCCGGTGCTGCGCGGCGGCTACCCGGACGACCTCGTCGCCGATCTCGCGCCGTTCGGGCTCGGAGACGTGGTCCGGCCGGAGGACGCGGCGATCATCGCCGCGCACATCGACTGGATGGGCGTGAACTACTACCGCGACTACCGCGTCGCGGGCCGCCCGGTGGCGGGCAGCGAGCCGGCGGGCCCGGAGTGGGTCGGCGCGGGCGACGTCCACTTCGTCCCGGACCCGGCGGCGCCCCGCACGGACTCCGGCTGGGAGGTCCAGCCGGCCGGGCTGACCGAGTCGCTGCTGCAGGTCCACCGCGGCTACCGCCCGGTGCCGCTGTACATCACGGAGAACGGCGCGGCCTACCCGGACGTCGTCTCCGACGGCGGTGACATCGTCGACACCGACCGGATCGCGTTCCTGGACTCCCACCTGCGGGCGGCGCACGACGCCCTGGCGGCGGGAGTCGACCTGCGCGGGTACTTCTACTGGTCGCTGCTGGACAACTTCGAGTGGGCCGAGGGGTACGCGAAGCGGTTCGGGCTGATCCACGTCGACTACGAGACCCAGGTCCGGACGCTGAAGCGCAGCGCCCACTGGTACTCCCGGGTGGTCGGGCTCAACGGCCTCGGCTGA
- a CDS encoding carbohydrate ABC transporter permease, translated as MTTLQSGLRQKVATLGKPRKATYVVLAIFVLGSLFPFYWSFLVASRDNGMLTERIPPFVPGGNFFANAARVFDTVPFWKALANSVIVSGTVTLTTVLFSSLAGFAFAKLRFRGRNKLFVFIVVTLAVPTQLGIIPLFIAMSELGWTGSLTAVIVPNLVTAFGVFWMRQYTVDALPYELIEAARVDGCSMIRIFWNVCLPAVRPAAAILAMFTFMMSWNDFLWPLVVLDAGNPTVQVALEKLQSGYYVDYSLVLAGTTLATIPILIVFVLLGRQIVAGIMQGAVKG; from the coding sequence ATGACGACACTCCAAAGTGGACTGCGCCAGAAGGTCGCCACGCTCGGCAAGCCACGCAAGGCGACCTACGTCGTGCTGGCGATCTTCGTGCTCGGTTCGCTGTTCCCGTTCTACTGGTCGTTCCTGGTGGCCAGCCGCGACAACGGGATGCTCACCGAGCGCATCCCGCCGTTCGTGCCCGGCGGCAACTTCTTCGCCAACGCCGCGCGGGTGTTCGACACCGTGCCGTTCTGGAAGGCACTGGCCAACAGCGTCATCGTGTCCGGCACGGTGACGCTGACGACGGTGCTGTTCTCGTCGCTGGCGGGGTTCGCCTTCGCGAAGCTGCGGTTCCGGGGTCGCAACAAGCTGTTCGTGTTCATCGTCGTCACGCTCGCCGTGCCCACCCAGCTGGGCATCATCCCGCTGTTCATCGCGATGTCCGAACTGGGCTGGACCGGGAGCCTGACGGCGGTGATCGTGCCCAACCTGGTCACCGCGTTCGGCGTGTTCTGGATGCGGCAGTACACAGTGGACGCACTGCCGTACGAGCTGATCGAGGCCGCGCGCGTCGACGGCTGCAGCATGATCCGGATCTTCTGGAACGTCTGCCTGCCCGCGGTCCGGCCGGCCGCGGCGATCCTGGCGATGTTCACGTTCATGATGTCCTGGAACGACTTCCTGTGGCCGCTGGTGGTACTGGACGCGGGCAACCCGACCGTCCAGGTCGCGCTGGAGAAGCTCCAGAGCGGCTACTACGTCGACTATTCGCTGGTGCTGGCCGGCACGACCCTGGCCACCATCCCGATCCTCATCGTCTTCGTCCTCCTCGGCCGCCAGATCGTGGCCGGGATCATGCAAGGTGCCGTGAAAGGGTGA